From Melanotaenia boesemani isolate fMelBoe1 chromosome 12, fMelBoe1.pri, whole genome shotgun sequence, a single genomic window includes:
- the olig1 gene encoding oligodendrocyte transcription factor 1, which yields MNLLSSTGIRAQEQSLPLCGPGSVQDLPHCPPGFNLSSRLNSGSMLGLQSGQRSVKPQRELSPEEQQELRRKINSRERKRMQDLNIAMDALREVMVPYASSPSSASSQSHNPGAPPGRRLSKISTLVLARNYILLLGSSLQEMRRLLGEVSVGMGVNTGPVPRLLLAGGWPFISGPSQLLLTQESLLSSAASSSSSSSSTSSSSSVAKCTVLSPGPMDASLAPVQWSSAGPTGGPLCPCGVCRLPRFNHSTPAPRFPK from the coding sequence ATGAATTTACTATCAAGCACAGGAATCAGGGCCCAAGAGCAGTCTCTTCCTCTTTGTGGCCCTGGGTCTGTTCAGGACTTACCTCACTGCCCACCAGGGTTCAACCTGAGTTCCCGCCTGAACTCTGGATCCATGCTTGGCCTCCAGAGTGGCCAGAGATCAGTCAAACCCCAGAGGGAACTAAGCCctgaggagcagcaggaacTTAGGAGGAAGATCAACAGCAGGGAGAGGAAGCGGATGCAGGACTTGAACATTGCCATGGATGCTCTGAGGGAGGTCATGGTGCCTTATGCGTCCTCTccttcctctgcttcctctcAGTCCCACAACCCAGGAGCTCCTCCAGGCCGAAGGCTCTCTAAGATATCCACCCTGGTTCTGGCCAGGAATTACATCCTCCTCCTGGGTTCATCTCTGCAGGAGATGCGAAGGCTGCTGGGGGAGGTAAGCGTCGGGATGGGTGTGAATACAGGGCCTGTCCCCCGGCTGTTACTTGCTGGAGGGTGGCCCTTCATTTCTGGACCCAGTCAGCTCCTTCTCACCCAGGAATCCCTTCTGTCCTCAgctgcctcctcttcttcttcgtcttcctccacttcatcctcctcctcagtaGCTAAATGTACCGTCCTGTCTCCGGGCCCCATGGATGCCTCACTGGCGCCGGTGCAGTGGAGCTCTGCAGGGCCCACAGGTGGGCCTCTCTGTCCCTGTGGTGTCTGCAGACTGCCCAGATTCAACCACTCCACTCCAGCTCCCAGATTCCCAAAGTGA